A single region of the Nisaea sediminum genome encodes:
- a CDS encoding AbrB family transcriptional regulator: MNDPKAPGAPESDSPGAKAEDGKKQRVLRRALIAIAIGTAGGFLFAWLKLPLPWMMGAMIATTICSIAGLDIGLPQPVRVVMIAILGVMLGSAFKPELLDHLGKWGVSVTGLFFYGIVALVLVLLFLRKVAKYDPVTAYFSSSPGGLNEMVIVGKAMGGDDRIIALTHASRILIVVMIIPFLFRIFGGYHPQTGMLPPGNGFDLPAHEWALMAGCAIVGPIIAKRLKLPAAPLLGAMVLSLIVHLTGWSENAPPSMLIAAAQVIIGTGVGCRFAGTKVGEVIKIIGTSAGASIILLSTAVAAGFLLQDLTGIPWYVLVLAYAPGGLAEMSMVALGIGQDVAFVATHHLFRIAFIVLLAPLAFRAIRRWF; encoded by the coding sequence TTGAACGATCCAAAGGCGCCTGGCGCACCCGAATCCGACTCCCCCGGCGCAAAGGCTGAGGACGGCAAGAAGCAGCGTGTCTTGCGCAGGGCGCTCATCGCTATCGCGATAGGAACGGCCGGCGGTTTTCTCTTCGCCTGGCTCAAGCTCCCGCTCCCCTGGATGATGGGGGCGATGATCGCGACCACGATCTGCTCCATCGCCGGCCTCGACATCGGCCTGCCGCAGCCGGTCCGGGTCGTCATGATCGCCATTCTCGGAGTCATGCTCGGAAGCGCCTTCAAGCCGGAGCTACTGGACCATCTCGGCAAATGGGGGGTCTCCGTCACCGGGTTGTTCTTTTACGGCATCGTCGCCTTGGTGCTGGTCCTGCTGTTTCTCAGGAAGGTCGCGAAATACGACCCGGTCACGGCCTATTTCTCCTCCTCCCCCGGAGGACTGAACGAGATGGTGATCGTCGGCAAGGCGATGGGCGGAGACGACCGGATCATTGCCCTCACCCATGCCTCGCGCATCCTCATCGTGGTGATGATCATCCCCTTCCTGTTCCGCATCTTCGGCGGCTATCACCCGCAAACGGGCATGCTGCCGCCGGGCAACGGCTTCGACCTGCCGGCGCATGAATGGGCCCTCATGGCGGGCTGTGCCATCGTCGGCCCCATCATCGCCAAGCGCCTGAAATTGCCGGCAGCGCCCCTGCTCGGTGCGATGGTTCTCAGCCTGATCGTGCATCTGACCGGGTGGAGTGAGAATGCGCCCCCGAGCATGCTGATCGCCGCCGCGCAGGTGATCATCGGCACCGGCGTCGGCTGCCGCTTTGCCGGCACGAAGGTTGGAGAGGTCATCAAGATCATCGGCACCTCGGCCGGCGCATCGATCATCCTGCTCTCTACCGCCGTCGCCGCCGGGTTCCTGCTGCAGGACCTGACCGGGATTCCCTGGTACGTGCTGGTGCTGGCCTATGCGCCGGGCGGGCTGGCGGAAATGAGCATGGTGGCGCTCGGCATCGGCCAGGACGTCGCCTTCGTCGCGACCCACCACTTGTTCCGGATCGCCTTCATCGTCCTATTGGCGCCGCTCGCCTTCCGGGCCATCCGCCGCTGGTTCTGA
- a CDS encoding M14 family metallopeptidase, which produces MSDAAPAALSDHYPVELEPPDISAYEKGNTGVPFFTTFASGRPGPDVLITALVHGNELCGAIALDDLFRNEIRPRCGTLTLGFCNVAAYAEFRADYPALSRFIDEDFNRVWDLDALDSGRRSLERARAREIRPLIARAEMLLDLHSMQHATGPLVLAGRHAKGRRLAEKVGVPPLIVLDAGHAAGRRLRDYDFFDDPDDPRSALLVECGQHWSKAAAAVAIETSYRFLHALGQIDGETVFRHCGSGIPPRQNVVEIVEVVTVKTDSFRFHGDYKGMEIIPKAGTEIGRDGGTPIRTPNDDCILIMPTRRLSRGLTAVRLGRFIE; this is translated from the coding sequence ATGTCAGACGCCGCCCCGGCAGCTCTCTCCGATCACTATCCCGTCGAGCTCGAACCTCCGGACATCTCGGCTTACGAGAAGGGAAACACCGGCGTTCCCTTTTTCACAACTTTCGCGTCCGGCCGCCCGGGTCCGGACGTGCTCATCACCGCCCTGGTTCACGGCAACGAACTCTGCGGCGCGATCGCGCTGGACGATCTTTTCCGCAACGAGATCCGCCCGAGATGCGGAACCCTCACCCTCGGCTTCTGCAACGTGGCCGCCTATGCCGAATTCCGGGCCGATTATCCGGCGCTTTCCAGATTCATCGACGAGGACTTCAACCGGGTCTGGGATCTCGATGCGCTCGACAGCGGCCGGCGGAGCCTGGAGCGCGCCAGGGCGAGGGAGATTCGCCCGCTCATCGCCCGGGCGGAAATGTTGCTCGACCTGCATTCGATGCAGCACGCGACCGGTCCGCTGGTGCTTGCAGGGCGGCATGCGAAGGGGCGGAGACTTGCGGAAAAGGTCGGCGTTCCGCCGCTGATCGTTCTCGATGCCGGCCATGCAGCCGGGAGGCGCTTGCGCGACTACGATTTCTTCGACGATCCGGACGATCCGCGCAGTGCATTGCTGGTGGAATGCGGGCAGCACTGGTCGAAAGCGGCGGCGGCGGTCGCGATCGAGACCTCTTACCGCTTCCTTCATGCCCTGGGCCAGATTGACGGCGAGACCGTCTTCCGGCATTGCGGATCCGGAATACCACCGCGCCAGAATGTGGTCGAGATCGTCGAGGTCGTCACCGTGAAGACCGATTCTTTCCGCTTCCACGGGGATTACAAGGGCATGGAGATCATCCCCAAAGCCGGCACAGAGATCGGCCGTGACGGCGGGACCCCGATCCGGACTCCAAATGACGACTGCATTCTCATCATGCCGACGCGCCGTCTCAGCCGCGGGCTGACAGCGGTCCGGCTTGGTCGCTTTATTGAATAG
- a CDS encoding ABC transporter permease, translating into MTAVHDDTGVGGAGAAKPIAEGETPFRRFLADYAESKVAVGGAIGVLIVLLIALFGPWISPTDPYDLASVTFMDNRLHPGGTMGSGVTAMLGTDGLGRDMVSAMIYGLRISLGVGIGSGIIALLIGVSFGLCAAYFGGKVDTVIMRVVDIQLSFPAILIALVLLATLGKGIDKIIVALVLVQWAYYARTVRGSALVERRREYIEAATCLGLSKQRVIFCHMLPNCLPPLIVVATMQVAHAILLEATLSFLGLGLPVTEPSLGLLIANGFEYMMSGEYWISVYPGLALLFTIVTINVVGDRLRDVLNPRLQK; encoded by the coding sequence ATGACGGCAGTTCACGACGATACCGGAGTCGGCGGCGCGGGAGCGGCCAAGCCGATCGCGGAGGGCGAGACGCCGTTCCGCCGTTTCCTGGCCGACTACGCGGAAAGCAAGGTCGCTGTCGGCGGCGCCATCGGTGTCCTGATTGTGCTCCTGATCGCGCTGTTCGGGCCATGGATCTCGCCGACCGATCCGTACGATCTCGCCTCCGTCACCTTCATGGACAACCGGCTGCATCCGGGCGGGACCATGGGCAGCGGCGTGACCGCGATGCTCGGGACCGACGGACTCGGCCGCGACATGGTCAGCGCCATGATCTACGGCCTTCGGATCAGCCTCGGTGTTGGCATCGGTAGCGGCATCATCGCCCTGCTGATCGGCGTCAGCTTTGGCCTCTGCGCCGCCTATTTCGGCGGTAAGGTCGATACCGTAATCATGCGCGTGGTCGATATCCAGTTGAGCTTCCCGGCGATTCTCATCGCGCTGGTGCTGCTGGCCACTCTCGGCAAGGGGATCGACAAGATCATCGTCGCCCTGGTCCTGGTGCAATGGGCCTATTATGCCCGCACCGTGCGCGGTTCCGCTCTGGTCGAACGCAGGCGGGAATATATCGAGGCGGCGACCTGTCTTGGTCTCTCGAAGCAGCGGGTGATCTTCTGCCACATGCTGCCGAACTGCCTGCCGCCGCTGATCGTTGTCGCCACCATGCAGGTCGCGCACGCGATCCTGCTGGAAGCGACCCTGTCCTTCCTCGGCCTCGGCCTGCCGGTGACCGAACCGTCGCTCGGCCTGCTGATCGCGAACGGTTTCGAATACATGATGAGCGGAGAGTACTGGATCAGCGTCTATCCGGGCCTGGCCCTCCTGTTCACGATCGTGACGATCAACGTCGTCGGCGACCGTCTGCGCGACGTACTCAATCCCCGCCTGCAGAAATAG
- a CDS encoding flagellin, with product MAVVNSVRTNPGALSALRALNGINRKSATIQDRVSTGLKVTGAEGGASNFAIAQGLRAELTAYRALNQGLRTALGVVKVGIAAATGVSDVLTEMRGKSVQGRNAGLTAQQRSIVANDFLALRDQFDRLVSNAKFNEKNLIVTGSSSMTVLTNIAGGTVTIDNYELSAITLQFGLVDANLDTVSNAEAADGYVVDALFTVATALAGLAESARFIESQIGFNESLSDATEEGLGNIVDADLARDSARLTALQVQQQLSVQTLGIATQRPNSLLSLFS from the coding sequence ATGGCAGTAGTGAATTCAGTGCGGACAAATCCGGGCGCATTGTCGGCGCTCCGTGCCCTTAATGGGATCAACCGCAAATCCGCGACGATACAGGACAGGGTGTCGACTGGTCTCAAGGTGACCGGCGCGGAAGGCGGTGCGTCCAATTTCGCGATCGCGCAGGGACTAAGGGCGGAACTCACTGCGTACAGGGCGTTGAACCAGGGGCTGCGCACGGCGCTCGGCGTGGTCAAGGTCGGGATTGCTGCGGCGACGGGCGTCTCGGATGTGCTCACCGAGATGCGCGGCAAATCCGTGCAGGGGCGGAACGCGGGACTGACCGCGCAGCAGCGGAGTATCGTCGCCAACGACTTCCTTGCTCTTCGCGATCAGTTCGACAGGCTGGTTTCGAACGCGAAATTCAACGAGAAGAACCTGATCGTTACCGGATCTTCTTCCATGACGGTCCTCACCAATATCGCCGGGGGGACTGTCACGATCGACAATTACGAGCTCAGCGCGATCACGCTGCAGTTCGGACTGGTTGATGCAAATCTCGACACTGTCTCCAATGCCGAAGCCGCAGACGGATATGTCGTCGATGCTCTCTTTACGGTCGCCACGGCGCTCGCGGGACTTGCCGAGTCCGCACGCTTCATCGAGTCCCAGATAGGGTTCAACGAATCTCTTTCGGATGCGACGGAAGAGGGGCTTGGCAACATCGTGGATGCCGATCTTGCACGTGACTCGGCTCGGCTGACTGCCTTGCAGGTCCAGCAGCAGCTCTCCGTACAGACCTTGGGAATCGCCACCCAGAGGCCGAACTCTCTTCTTTCTTTGTTTTCCTAG
- a CDS encoding ABC transporter permease, with protein sequence MTVFVIRRLLQAALVMLIMSLLVFGGVFLVGDPVEMLVADDADQAERQAIIKSMGLDLPFYMQYLRFVGNALQGDMGNSFVFQEPAMELILERMPATFELAVAALLIAVVIGIPLGIYAGLKADSWVSKTIMTASILGFSVPTFWVGIMMILFFAVVLGWLPSTGRGDTVELFGIPVSFLTLDGLQHLILPAVNLALFKLSMVIRLARAGTREVVHQDYIKFARAKGLSTGRIIGVHLFKNIMIPVVTVLGLEFGGLIAFSVVTETVFAWPGMGKLLIDSIGFLDRPVIVAYLLFVVGLFVFINLIVDVLYSVLDPRVRLQEVKS encoded by the coding sequence ATGACCGTCTTCGTCATTCGCCGCTTGCTGCAAGCGGCTCTGGTAATGCTCATCATGTCGCTGCTGGTCTTCGGCGGCGTGTTTCTCGTCGGGGATCCGGTCGAGATGCTGGTCGCGGACGACGCGGACCAGGCGGAACGTCAGGCCATCATCAAGTCGATGGGGCTCGATCTGCCCTTCTACATGCAGTACCTGCGCTTCGTCGGAAACGCGTTGCAGGGCGACATGGGCAATTCCTTCGTCTTTCAGGAACCGGCCATGGAGCTGATCCTGGAGCGGATGCCGGCAACCTTCGAGCTCGCGGTCGCCGCCCTGCTGATCGCGGTGGTCATCGGCATTCCGCTCGGCATCTATGCCGGGCTGAAGGCAGACTCCTGGGTTTCCAAGACAATCATGACGGCCTCGATCCTCGGCTTCAGCGTGCCGACTTTCTGGGTCGGCATCATGATGATCCTGTTCTTCGCCGTGGTCCTCGGCTGGCTGCCCTCGACCGGACGCGGCGATACCGTGGAGCTGTTCGGCATTCCGGTCAGTTTCCTCACGCTTGATGGCTTGCAGCATCTGATCCTGCCAGCGGTCAATCTGGCGCTCTTCAAGCTTTCCATGGTGATCCGTCTTGCGCGGGCGGGCACCCGCGAGGTCGTGCACCAGGACTACATCAAGTTCGCGCGCGCCAAGGGCCTCAGCACGGGCCGCATCATCGGCGTGCATCTGTTCAAGAACATCATGATCCCAGTGGTGACCGTTCTCGGCCTCGAGTTCGGCGGCCTGATCGCGTTCTCGGTGGTCACCGAGACGGTGTTCGCCTGGCCGGGAATGGGCAAGCTGCTGATTGACTCGATCGGCTTCCTCGACCGCCCGGTGATCGTGGCCTATCTGCTGTTCGTGGTCGGGCTCTTCGTGTTCATCAACCTCATCGTCGACGTTCTCTATTCCGTGCTCGATCCGCGAGTCCGGCTCCAGGAGGTGAAGTCATGA
- a CDS encoding alpha/beta fold hydrolase: protein MSEAVDPGPLPTIESTGGSADFPVMSDGVRIRIARFPARAAKPAGTVLMLPGFTEFIEKALESIAELTERGYGVVTLDWRGQGLSDRLASNRRMGHIADMGHFLNDLEEVLRLTRFGELPGPRILYGHSMGGHLALRALHDHPGLFSRAILSAPMAGIETGVWPKYVAYGLARTAVGLGFGQFYVPGTGPYSDKYRGFEGNPLTSDPVRFARIHAQIDANPEVALGGPSYEWFYSALRSLKLVNRRSYLSKITIPVLILSAEHEWIVSNAAQRKVAAMLPDCRLVTCAGARHELLLERDEVRQAVWAEIDGFVAEGRGR from the coding sequence ATGTCTGAGGCCGTCGATCCGGGACCGCTGCCGACGATCGAGAGTACCGGCGGTTCGGCCGATTTCCCCGTCATGTCGGATGGGGTACGGATCCGGATCGCCCGGTTCCCGGCGCGGGCGGCAAAGCCGGCCGGGACGGTGCTCATGCTTCCGGGCTTCACCGAGTTCATCGAGAAGGCCCTGGAGAGCATCGCAGAGCTGACGGAGCGCGGGTACGGCGTTGTCACACTGGACTGGCGCGGGCAGGGGCTGTCCGACCGGCTGGCGTCCAACCGGCGGATGGGGCATATCGCCGATATGGGGCATTTCCTGAACGACCTCGAGGAGGTGCTCCGGCTTACGCGCTTTGGCGAGCTGCCGGGTCCGCGCATCCTCTACGGTCATTCCATGGGCGGACACCTCGCCCTGCGGGCGTTGCACGACCATCCGGGCCTGTTCAGCCGGGCCATTCTTTCGGCGCCGATGGCGGGGATCGAAACCGGTGTCTGGCCGAAATATGTCGCCTATGGCCTGGCGCGGACGGCGGTCGGTCTCGGTTTCGGGCAATTCTATGTTCCGGGGACCGGACCCTATAGCGACAAGTACCGGGGCTTCGAAGGCAACCCGCTGACCAGCGACCCTGTCCGCTTTGCCCGGATCCATGCGCAGATCGACGCCAATCCCGAGGTCGCGCTCGGGGGCCCGAGCTACGAGTGGTTCTATTCGGCTCTGAGGTCTCTAAAACTGGTCAACCGGCGTTCCTATCTCTCGAAAATTACCATTCCTGTCCTGATCCTGAGCGCGGAGCATGAATGGATCGTCTCCAACGCGGCGCAGCGCAAGGTCGCGGCGATGCTGCCGGACTGCCGGCTGGTGACCTGCGCCGGCGCCCGCCACGAACTTCTGCTGGAGCGCGACGAGGTTCGTCAGGCGGTCTGGGCGGAAATCGACGGCTTCGTTGCCGAAGGCCGGGGCCGGTAG
- a CDS encoding NAD(P)/FAD-dependent oxidoreductase — protein MTDLTYYHATTPEFEQRPSLAEDLETDVCIVGGGLTGISAALHFAERGFATVLLEAARIGDGASGRNGGQIVMGYGCDMSTFERAAGREAAQAIWQMGMEAIADINARIERHDIPADYRRGYLHAALNARQVDGLRELAESWSGTYGFSDLRMLDAAETAAATGSDIYPAALLEQGSGHINPLAYLRGLARAAEAEGARLFEASRVTGLQHGARPVVETARGRVTARMVVLAGNAYLGGLVPEIEYRIAPVLSAVAATAPLTSDQQARILPGNEAVADSNTALNYFRKTPDGRLLFGGLASYSGRPLNNAAAALRRRMAGVYPELANIDMEYCWSGKLAITVTRMPDFGRIGSNIYYAQGLSGHGVALTGLAGKLIAEAVSGDVERFDVFARLPNYRFPGGPARQAVLALGMAWFKLRDMVGLSK, from the coding sequence ATGACCGACCTAACCTATTATCACGCAACCACTCCCGAATTCGAGCAGCGTCCGTCACTTGCCGAAGATTTAGAGACGGACGTCTGCATTGTCGGCGGCGGGCTGACCGGCATCTCCGCCGCGCTGCACTTCGCAGAACGCGGTTTTGCCACCGTTCTGCTGGAAGCGGCGCGGATCGGCGACGGTGCATCCGGGCGCAACGGCGGCCAGATCGTCATGGGCTACGGCTGCGACATGAGCACGTTCGAGCGGGCGGCCGGCCGCGAGGCGGCACAGGCCATCTGGCAGATGGGCATGGAAGCGATCGCCGATATTAACGCCCGCATCGAGCGCCATGACATTCCGGCGGATTACCGCCGAGGCTATCTCCATGCCGCGCTCAACGCGCGCCAGGTCGACGGCCTGAGGGAACTGGCGGAAAGCTGGTCCGGGACCTATGGCTTCTCCGACCTTCGCATGCTGGATGCTGCGGAGACCGCTGCCGCGACCGGCTCCGATATCTATCCGGCCGCCCTGCTGGAACAGGGCAGCGGCCACATCAATCCCCTCGCCTATCTGCGCGGTCTTGCCCGAGCCGCGGAAGCCGAAGGCGCGCGTCTGTTCGAGGCGAGCCGGGTCACCGGCCTTCAGCACGGCGCGCGGCCGGTCGTGGAGACCGCGCGCGGGCGCGTGACCGCACGCATGGTGGTTCTGGCCGGAAACGCCTATCTCGGCGGACTTGTGCCGGAGATCGAATATCGCATCGCGCCGGTTCTGAGCGCGGTTGCGGCAACCGCGCCTCTCACCTCCGATCAGCAGGCCCGCATCCTGCCCGGAAACGAAGCGGTGGCCGATTCCAACACCGCGCTGAACTATTTCCGCAAAACGCCGGACGGCAGATTGCTGTTCGGAGGTCTCGCGAGCTATTCCGGACGCCCGCTGAACAATGCCGCGGCGGCGCTCCGCAGACGAATGGCCGGCGTCTACCCGGAGCTCGCGAACATCGACATGGAGTATTGCTGGTCGGGCAAACTTGCCATCACGGTCACCCGGATGCCGGATTTCGGGCGGATCGGCAGCAATATCTATTATGCGCAGGGACTTTCGGGTCACGGGGTCGCCCTCACCGGCCTGGCCGGCAAGCTGATCGCCGAAGCCGTTTCGGGCGACGTGGAGCGTTTCGACGTCTTCGCCCGCCTGCCCAATTACCGTTTTCCGGGCGGCCCGGCGCGGCAGGCAGTCCTCGCCCTTGGCATGGCCTGGTTCAAGCTGCGCGATATGGTGGGATTGTCGAAATAG
- a CDS encoding glutamine synthetase family protein: protein MSVDLKTWMSERRITEVECMVSDHAGIPRGKILPANKFLQGIGERGLRLPEAIFGQDVTGDYIEEKDLDPRRSDIILVPQADTIRVVPWYKEPTAQVINDAIYADGSPVDIAPRSVLRSIIKLYSDKGWRPVVAPELEFFLVKVNPDPDYPLEPPVGRSGRPETARQAFGIDAVNEFDPLFEDIYDYCEAQELDVDTLSHEAGAAQMEINFNHGDALDLADQAFLFKRTVRQAALDHNIYATFMAKPMQNEPGSAMHVHQSVYDIASGRNLFANEDGSHSEAFLHFIGGLQKYLPAALPLLAPYVNSYRRLVPDSDAPINMHWGVDNRTTGLRVPVSGPAQRRVENRVAGADANPYLAMAASLACGYLGLVEEIEPSAPIDTSAYSLAAKLPRHLEDALIRLNRAKPLKEVLGQRFVDVFTAVKIAESNAYQKVISAWEREYLLLNV, encoded by the coding sequence ATGTCGGTCGATCTGAAGACCTGGATGAGTGAAAGGCGAATTACGGAAGTCGAATGCATGGTCTCGGACCATGCCGGCATTCCGCGCGGCAAGATTCTTCCTGCCAACAAATTCCTTCAGGGAATTGGCGAACGCGGTCTGCGCCTGCCGGAGGCGATCTTCGGGCAGGACGTGACCGGGGATTACATCGAGGAGAAGGATCTCGATCCGCGGCGGAGTGATATCATCCTCGTCCCGCAGGCCGACACCATCCGCGTCGTGCCCTGGTACAAGGAGCCGACGGCGCAAGTGATCAACGATGCGATCTATGCCGACGGCAGCCCCGTCGATATCGCGCCGCGCAGCGTCCTGAGATCTATTATCAAGCTGTATTCCGACAAAGGGTGGCGCCCGGTCGTGGCGCCCGAGCTGGAATTCTTTCTCGTCAAGGTGAACCCGGATCCGGACTATCCGCTGGAGCCGCCCGTCGGGCGCTCGGGGCGGCCGGAGACGGCGCGTCAGGCCTTCGGCATTGACGCGGTCAACGAGTTCGATCCTTTGTTCGAGGATATATACGACTATTGCGAGGCCCAGGAGCTCGATGTCGATACTCTGAGCCACGAGGCCGGTGCGGCGCAGATGGAGATCAACTTCAATCACGGCGACGCGCTTGATCTCGCCGATCAGGCTTTCCTCTTCAAGCGCACGGTGCGACAGGCCGCGCTCGATCACAATATCTACGCCACCTTCATGGCGAAGCCGATGCAGAACGAGCCCGGCAGCGCCATGCATGTGCACCAGAGCGTCTACGATATCGCCTCCGGCCGGAACCTCTTCGCCAATGAGGACGGGAGCCATTCCGAAGCCTTCCTGCATTTCATCGGCGGGCTGCAGAAATATCTTCCTGCCGCGCTGCCTTTGCTTGCACCGTATGTGAATTCCTACCGCCGTCTGGTGCCCGACAGCGATGCGCCGATCAACATGCACTGGGGCGTCGACAACCGAACGACGGGACTGCGCGTGCCGGTTTCCGGCCCGGCCCAGCGCCGGGTGGAAAACCGTGTCGCAGGGGCGGACGCAAACCCCTATCTCGCAATGGCGGCGTCGCTCGCCTGCGGTTATCTCGGCCTTGTGGAGGAGATCGAGCCGTCGGCGCCGATCGATACCAGCGCCTATTCTCTTGCCGCGAAACTGCCGCGTCATCTCGAGGACGCGCTTATCCGGCTGAATCGGGCGAAGCCGTTGAAGGAGGTGCTGGGGCAACGGTTCGTGGACGTTTTCACGGCGGTGAAGATTGCCGAGTCGAACGCCTACCAGAAGGTCATCAGCGCCTGGGAACGGGAGTATCTGCTGCTCAATGTCTGA
- a CDS encoding ABC transporter substrate-binding protein, translated as MKALRRLGLAAVAVSAMTTNVLAADIVIGIRSEPSSMDPYFHNLTPNNSMIGHVFERLVEFDSNQAIFGGAAESWKPVNDTTWEFKLRKGIKFHDGSDLTVDDVIFSFERADNYEGGNSSFRTYTKGKKLVKVDDHTLHIVTEEPYPLMANDMTTVMIMSSEAKGTDSSGKNKGISAKDFNDGTAAIGSGPYKFVEWKKGEEIVLEKFDGYTGLIKQPWDKVTFKFIKSEPARVAALLAGDVDAIDNVPTVDIERLKKDPRVVLSSGISNRVIYLHLDQFRDVSPFVTDKAGNPMTSNPLKDARVRKALSMMINREAIVERVMEGVAIPAGQLLPKGFFGVSPNLKPDPYDPAAAKKLLAEAGYPDGFALTAHGPNDRYINDAKILEAIGQLFTSNGIPTKVETMTKNVFFKRASSGADGQPEFSLVLVGWGSGTGEASSPLKSLLATHDKDKGMGASNRGRHSNPKMDELLNKALATVDDAAREKLLAEATDVGIGEDMGIIPLHYQVNTWATKKGIKYIPRTDERTTAFDFVPE; from the coding sequence ATGAAGGCACTGCGCAGGCTTGGTCTTGCGGCCGTGGCGGTATCCGCTATGACCACGAACGTTCTGGCCGCCGATATCGTGATCGGTATTCGGTCGGAACCGTCCTCTATGGACCCTTATTTCCACAATCTGACGCCGAACAACTCGATGATCGGGCATGTGTTCGAGCGTCTGGTGGAATTCGATTCGAACCAGGCGATCTTCGGCGGTGCCGCCGAGTCCTGGAAGCCGGTCAACGACACGACCTGGGAATTCAAGCTCCGCAAGGGCATCAAGTTCCATGACGGGTCCGACCTGACGGTCGACGACGTGATCTTCTCCTTCGAGCGCGCCGACAATTACGAAGGCGGCAACTCGAGCTTCCGCACCTACACCAAGGGCAAGAAGCTGGTGAAGGTGGACGATCACACGCTTCACATCGTCACCGAGGAACCCTATCCGCTGATGGCGAACGACATGACCACGGTCATGATCATGTCCTCCGAAGCCAAGGGCACCGACAGCTCGGGCAAGAACAAGGGCATCTCCGCCAAGGATTTCAACGACGGCACCGCCGCCATCGGGTCCGGCCCCTACAAGTTCGTCGAGTGGAAGAAGGGCGAAGAGATCGTCCTCGAGAAGTTCGACGGCTATACCGGCCTGATCAAGCAGCCGTGGGACAAGGTGACCTTCAAGTTCATCAAGTCCGAACCGGCCCGCGTCGCGGCCCTGCTGGCGGGTGACGTCGATGCGATCGACAATGTCCCGACGGTCGATATCGAGCGTCTGAAGAAGGACCCCCGGGTCGTTCTCAGCTCCGGTATCTCCAACCGCGTGATCTATCTGCATCTGGATCAATTCCGCGATGTCTCGCCTTTCGTCACCGACAAGGCCGGCAATCCGATGACCTCCAACCCGCTGAAGGACGCGCGCGTCCGCAAGGCGCTGTCCATGATGATCAACCGCGAAGCGATCGTGGAGCGGGTCATGGAAGGTGTGGCGATTCCGGCTGGGCAGCTGCTTCCGAAAGGCTTCTTCGGCGTCTCTCCGAACCTGAAGCCCGATCCGTACGATCCGGCGGCCGCGAAGAAGCTGCTGGCGGAAGCGGGTTATCCGGACGGCTTCGCGCTCACCGCGCACGGCCCGAACGACCGTTACATCAACGACGCGAAGATCCTGGAAGCGATCGGTCAGCTGTTCACCTCGAACGGCATCCCGACCAAGGTCGAGACCATGACCAAGAACGTCTTCTTCAAGCGGGCGTCCTCCGGCGCGGACGGTCAGCCGGAATTCAGCCTGGTGCTGGTCGGCTGGGGCTCCGGTACGGGTGAGGCCTCCTCGCCGCTGAAGTCTCTTCTGGCGACGCACGACAAGGACAAGGGCATGGGGGCGTCCAACCGCGGCCGCCACTCCAACCCGAAGATGGACGAGCTGCTGAACAAGGCTCTGGCCACGGTTGACGACGCCGCGCGTGAGAAGCTCCTGGCCGAAGCGACCGATGTCGGCATCGGCGAGGACATGGGCATCATCCCGCTGCACTATCAGGTGAACACTTGGGCCACGAAGAAGGGCATCAAGTACATCCCGCGGACGGACGAGCGCACAACGGCGTTCGATTTCGTCCCGGAATAA